Genomic DNA from Candidatus Binataceae bacterium:
CCGCGATGATGACGATCCAGATGTAGATGTGCAGCATCGAGGACAACGTCGTGGCCGCAAACACGATCGTGTTTACCAGGATGTTGGGCATGGTCGATGACTCTCCGGAGGGGGCTAGCTGACGCGTCCGAGTTCGCGCGAACGCTCGGCAGCGGCCTGTATCGCATGCGCCACGATATCAGAAAAGCCGTCCGCGCCTAATTGTTTCAGCGCGGCTTCGGTTGTGCCGCCCGGCGAAGCGACGATACGAATCAGCTCCTCGGCCTTCATCGGAGAGCGGCGCATATTCTCCTCCGCGCCGCGAATCGTCTTGAGCGCCATCCTGAGCGCCAGTTCCGCCGGCAGGCCCTGTGCAACGGCAGCGTCGGCAAGCGATTTGGCGAAGAGATAGACGTACGCCGGGCCGCTGCCCGAGAGCGCGGTGACCGCGTCGAGCATTGCCTCGTCCTTAAGCGCCACTGCGTCGCCGACGGCGCGGAAAATCCTGAGCGCGAAGGCTTCGTCGGCGCGGGTCGCATGGCGTCCGCGCACCAGCGCCGCCATCCCTTGGCCAACCATCGCGGGCGCGTTCGGCATGACCCGAATGACGCGCGCGCCTCCGCCGAGCGCGCTCTCCAGCCGGTTGAGCGTGACCCCGGCCGCGATCGAAACGAAGAGTTTGTCCGCGAGGCCGCCCTTGCGCGACGACCCGTCGCCGCCCCCGCGTGCGAGCTCCATCAGCACGGCATCGATGGTCTGCGGCTTGACGGCGAAGAGCACTGCGCGCGCGGCGCCGAGCACTTCGAGGTTGTCGGTGGTGACCTCGATCTTGAGCGCGCTCTTGAATTTGCGCCGGCGCGCCGCGTCAACATCGGAGGCGATCAATTCCGAGGCTTTGAAGATCTTGGTTTCGATGAGGCCGCGGGCGAGCGCTTCGGCCATGTTGCCCGCGCCGATAAACCCCAGCTTTCTCTTCGCTTTCATCGCATGCGTTCGCCGAAGATCGCGCGGCCCACCCGCACGATCGTCGCGCCCTCTTCGATCGCAACCTCGAAATCGTCGGTCATTCCCATGGAAAGCTCGCTTAGCGCAAGGCCGGTCGCCGCCGCAAGCCGATCGCGCATCGCGCGCAGCGCGGCGAAATGCTCGCGCGAGCGCTCCGCGTCGGGCGCGGGCGGCGGAATTGTCATCAGGCCGAGGATTTCGACCGTTGCGCGCGCGTCTTCGACGAGGCGTTCGGCTGCGTCCGGCGCGACACCGCTTTTGGACGCTTCGCCTCCGAGGTTGACTTCGATCAGCACGGGGACGCGGGCCGCGGGACGCGCGCGGGCAAGGGCGCGGGCAAGGCGTGCGGTATCCAGGCCATGGATGAGGGCGAAGCGATTTGCAGCCTCGCGCGCCTTGTTGGTCTGCAGATGGCCGATGAGATGCCATCGCAGATCGTCCAGCTCCGCGAGCAAGTCCTGTTTGGCGGCGGCCTCCTGCACGTAGTTCTCGCCGAATTCGCGCGCGCCAGCTGCGTAAGCCGCGCGCAGCGCCTCGGGCGGCTGCGTCTTGGTGGCCAGCACGAGCCTGACCGCCTCCGGGTCGCGCCCGGCGCGGCCGGCCGCGCGCGCTATCCGCTCGCGCACCGCCGCAATCCGCGTCGCAATCTCGCTATGGGACAGCATTGTGCTGGCGCCAAGCTCCCGGCGCGCCTATCGCAGAGCCAAATTGCGCCGCAGCGCCGCCAGCACTTCCGCCACCGGCAGGCCCATCACGTTGTCGCGCTCGCCTTCGACCTCGACCACCAGGCCCGCGCCCTCGGCCTGGATGCCGTAGGCGCCTGCCTTGTCCATCGGCTCGCCGGTGCGGATGTACGCGTGGATTTCCTCGTCCCCGAGCTCGCGGAAGCGCACCCGGCTCGAGATCGCGCGGCTCTCGGCGATGCGCCCGCCGCGCGCGAGCGCGAATGCCGTAACCACGACGTGAATGACGCCCGAGAGCGAGCGCAGCATGCGATGCGCGTCGGCGTAGTCGCGCGGCTTGCCCAGGATTTCGCCTCCGCAATCGACTACCGTGTCGGCGCCCAGCACCAGCGCATCGGCCGCCCGCCACGAGACCGCGAGCGCCTTCTCCTCGGCCATCCGGAGCGCGAACTTTGCCGCAGGCTCGTCCGGGCGGCGCTCCTCCGCGACGCCGCTTTCTGCAAGCTCGAACTCCACGCCGGCCGCCGCGAGCAAATCACGCCGCCGCGGCGAGGTCGAGGCGAGAATCAGTCTGGTGTTCAATCCGGGAGGAGCCATCGCTTGGAGTAAGTACGTCGGCGGAAATCCGTATAGTCAGAGGTTTGCAGG
This window encodes:
- a CDS encoding Maf family protein, yielding MNTRLILASTSPRRRDLLAAAGVEFELAESGVAEERRPDEPAAKFALRMAEEKALAVSWRAADALVLGADTVVDCGGEILGKPRDYADAHRMLRSLSGVIHVVVTAFALARGGRIAESRAISSRVRFRELGDEEIHAYIRTGEPMDKAGAYGIQAEGAGLVVEVEGERDNVMGLPVAEVLAALRRNLALR
- a CDS encoding YggS family pyridoxal phosphate-dependent enzyme — translated: MLSHSEIATRIAAVRERIARAAGRAGRDPEAVRLVLATKTQPPEALRAAYAAGAREFGENYVQEAAAKQDLLAELDDLRWHLIGHLQTNKAREAANRFALIHGLDTARLARALARARPAARVPVLIEVNLGGEASKSGVAPDAAERLVEDARATVEILGLMTIPPPAPDAERSREHFAALRAMRDRLAAATGLALSELSMGMTDDFEVAIEEGATIVRVGRAIFGERMR
- the proC gene encoding pyrroline-5-carboxylate reductase, with the translated sequence MKAKRKLGFIGAGNMAEALARGLIETKIFKASELIASDVDAARRRKFKSALKIEVTTDNLEVLGAARAVLFAVKPQTIDAVLMELARGGGDGSSRKGGLADKLFVSIAAGVTLNRLESALGGGARVIRVMPNAPAMVGQGMAALVRGRHATRADEAFALRIFRAVGDAVALKDEAMLDAVTALSGSGPAYVYLFAKSLADAAVAQGLPAELALRMALKTIRGAEENMRRSPMKAEELIRIVASPGGTTEAALKQLGADGFSDIVAHAIQAAAERSRELGRVS